ACGACATTCCCACCCGGACGCCGTACCGGCACGACCCGGACCCTCGCCGCCGGCCTGGCCGCCGCGCTCCTCCTGACCGCCTGCGGCGCCGAGGTCGCCGACACCGCCGGGACGCGGTCGGTGACCGTGCCCCGCTGCGGCGAGCAGGTCACCTACACCACCCCGCGCCGGGTGGTCGCCTACGAGGGCGGCAGCGCCGACAAGCTGTTCGCCCTCGGCCTGACCGCACACGTCCACGGGTACGTCATGCCGCCGGCCAACCCGCCGGTGACCGGCTCGCCCTGGGCCGCCGAGTACGCCAGGGTGCGCTTCCTCAGCGACGATCTGCTCAACAAGGAACTGGTGGTGGCCGAGCGGGCCGACCTCGTGGTGGCCGGCTGGAACTCCGGCTTCAGCGACAAGCGGGGAATCACCCCGGAGATCCTCGACGGCCTGGGCATCCAGAGTTTCCTGCACACCGAGTCCTGCTTCAACTATCCCGGCTTCCCGGAGCGGGTCACCCCGTTCGAGGGGCTCTACACCGACCTGGACCGGCTCGGCCGGATCTTCGGCGTCGAGGAGCGCGCCGCCGACCTGGTCCGTGGCTACCGGCAGCGGGTCGAGGCGGTTCGGGCACAGGCTCCCGCCGAACGGCTGCCGGTCTTCCTCTACGACTCCGGCACCGACCAGCCGTTCACCGCCGCCCGACAGGTCCCGCCGACGGACATCATCTCCCTCGCTGGTGGCCGGAACATCTTCGCCGACCTGGACGCCCGCTGGACCCAGGTGAGTTGGGAGGCCGTGGTGCGTGGCCGGCCCGAAGTGATCATCGTCCTCGACTACGGCGACAAGCCGGCCCGGGAGAAGATCGCCTTCCTGAAGTCGTTCCCCGCCACGAGGAACCTGCCCGCCGTGCGCGAGGACCGGTTCTTCGTCCTCGACTACAACGAGGGGATCAGCAGTCCCCGTAACATCGACGGGCTGGAGAAGTTCGCCGCCTACCTGCGCGGTCTGCCGCGCTGACGAGTGCGGGGTGGCGAGGGCGGGATGCGCTGACCAGTACGGGGGATGCGCTGACCAGTACGGGGGATGCGCCGACCAGTACCGGGGGGAATGTGCGCAATGGGCCGTTTGGCTGGTTACTTCGTCCATGCGTGACGGCTAGCGTACGGTTCGTGGCTAAGAAAGCATCTGCTCCCCCTATGGTGTTGGTTGACGCGGTGCGAGCTATCAGTGCCGCTTTGAGTGGTACGTCCCGCAGGCTCGCCCCGCCCCCGGCGAGTCTGCTCGAGGCGGCGTCGGGCTTCTGGCGTACCCACGCGATCGGCGCGGTCGCCCGGCTCGGCGTGGCCGACCACCTCGCCGACGGCCCCCGGGACGTGGCGTCGCTCGCCGCCGCCACCGGCACCGACGAGGACAGCCTCTTCCGGGTGCTGCGGGCGCTGGCCGCCGACGGCATCTTCCGGCGTACCGGCGCGCGGACGTTCGCGTTGAACGCGATCACCGAGCCTCTGCGCGGCGACCACCCCCAGTCGGTCCGCCACACGCTGATCCAGATGAGCTCGGACTGGAACCAGCGGATCTGGGCGGACATGACCACCACGGTCACCGAGGGGCGGCCCGCGTTCCCCCGGCAGTACGGCGGCTACCTGTGGGACTACTTCGTCGACCACCCCGACGACGGCGAGGACTTCCACCGCTCGATGCGCGAGCTGAGCCGGCTCGACATGCCGCTGATCCTGGCCGCGCACGACTTCGGCCGGTACGAGCGGATCGCCGACGTCGGGGGCGGCTCGGGGCAACTGCTGGCTGGGGTCCTGACCGCCAACCCGCACGTACGCGGGGTCCTGTACGACCTGCCGGCCGCCACCGCCGACGCGCCGGCCGTGCTCGGCGCGGCCGGCGTCGCCGACCGGGTCGAGGTGATCAACGGCAGCTTCTTCGACCACGTCCCGCCCGGCTGCGACGGGTATCTGATGCGCAACATCGTGCACGGGCTCACCGACGAGCAGGCCGGTCCCGTCTTCGACCGGCTGCGGCCGGCGTTCACCCCGCGTACCCGGCTGGTGGTGCTGGACTGCCTGGTGCCGGAGAAACCGGGTGGCAACCACCCGGGCTTCCTCGACCTCCAGATGATGGTCGGCAGCGGTGGCCGGGAACGCAGCGCGTCCGAGATGGCGGCGCTGTTCGCCGCGAACGGGTTCCAGCTGGTCGAGGTCCAGCGCACCGCCAGTCCCACGGCGATCTTCGTCGGCCGCCTCGCCTGAGCACCCGCGTTCGGTCCCGCGCCGGCACCGCCCTGCCCGGCCGGGCAGCCGCGTCCCCTGGCCGCAGCCCGGCCAGGGGTCAGGCGGACGGTCGGCCGAGCAGGTCGCGGACCCGGGAGGCCAGGGCCACCGACGCGTCGATCTCCACCTTGCGGATCGACACGCTCTCCACGTTGAAGCCGTACGGCATCCCGAGCCGCCGGCAGAAGGCGATCAGCTCGCGGGCGGTGACCAGACACTGCTCGTACGACTCGGCGAGCGGGTCGTCAGCGTGCCGCAGGGCGTTCTCCAGCCAACGCGGGACGCGTACACCGAGCCACTGGAGGAAGGTCAGTGTCTTCAGCGAGCCGCAGACCGAGAGGGTGAACACCACCGGTCGTGGCTCGAGCCCCCGCTCCCGGCAGGCGTAGTGGTAGTCGGAGACCATGCTCTTGGCCGCGTCGAGGTCGTAGACGACCTGGGAGACGAAGAACGCGCACCCCTGTTCCTGCTTGGCCAGCATCCGTAGGTGCTCGTCGAGCCCACGGGTGTGCCGCTCGGGGATGGCGACGCCGCCGACGGCCAGCTCGGGCCGGATCTCGCGGCGCAGTGCGTGCGCCCCGGGCACGGTGGTCCGCACCTGCTTGCTGCTGGAGGAGGCACCCACGAAGACCGCACCGACCCGGTCCGGGTCCACCGCCGCCAACCATCCGCGCAGCTCCGGCTCGGCGTACTTGCCCACGCACCGGTAGACGATCGTCGGGCGACGCCACCCGCTCAGGTGCTCGCCGTGGAACACCGCCGGGTCCATCGTCGGCAGGTACGGGAAGGGCCGTTCGTCCGGGTTGCGGTCGCTCTCGTCGTCGATGTCGTAGAGCACCAGCGCGTCCACGGCCAGCGGGTCGAGCCGGGCCAGGGTCAGCCGGGCGATGTCGTCGGCCTGCTCGGCGGTGACGCTGGCCCGGGGCGGGGTGATCCCGAACAGCAGCAGGCCGCGCGACGCGCTCGCGAGCACGTCCTGGAGCGAGGCTGCGCCGTCCGGCAATTCCGGGTGACCCGACATGGGCGCCAGAGTAGTCACCCGGGCGCTGCCGCCCGCTCGTCGGAGCGCGCGGGTCCGCGTGCCGGGACACGGCCGCGCGACGGTGTCGGTCGGGTCGGTCAGAATGCCGCCTATGGATCAGCGAGGCATGGTGCGGGTGAGCAAGCGGATGTCGTTGGCGCTGCGGCACGAGCCCGGTCGGTTCGGGCTCGTACCGGACCGGGCCGGGTGGGTGCCGGTCGACGACCTGCTGGCCGGGCTGGGCATCGACCGGGCGACGTTGGACACCGTGGTCGCCGGCAACGACAAGCAGCGGTTCGCCGTCGAGCGTGGTAGCGACGGCGTCGAGCGGATCCGCGCCAGCCAGGGGCACTCGATCCCGGTCGAGCTGGACCTGGTGCCGTGCGTCCCCCCGGACCAGCTCTACCACGGCACGAGCCGGTCCGTGCTGGCGTCCATCGAGGCCACCGGACTGCACCGGGGCAGCCGACACCACGTACACCTCTCGGTGGACGTGCCGACCGCCCGCCGGGTGGGCGCGCGGCGGGGCGGTGAGGTCGTGGTCCTCACCGTGGACGCCGCCGCCATGGCCCGGGACGGGCACCTCTTCTACTGCAGCGCCAACGGTGTCTGGCTGGTCGACGCGGTGCCGCCCGGCTACCTGGCCGGACCGTAGCCGTTCGGGGCTGGAACGTAGCCCGTGTCCGCGGCCCGAAACGCCCCAGGCCAGCTGCGGTGACAGCGAGCCTGGGGCGTGGGTGGGCGACTCAGCCCGGGATGTGGGTGGAGCCGCTCAGGCGGACGCCGGGAGGGCGTCGCGGGTCGGGGACAGCAACATCGCGTCCAGCGGCTGCCGGACCCGAGGGGCCTGCTCCCGGGCGGCCAGCGGGGCCGGCAGCCGGTCCGCCGCGTCCACCCGGCCCACGGCGACCACCACCACCGGTTGCAGGCCCGCGTCGAGGCCGAAGGCCGCCCGGGCCGCCTCGGCGTCGAAGCCGCCCATCTGGTGGGTGACCAGGCCGTGCGACTGCGCCTGGACGACCAGGTGCGCCACAGCCTGACCGGTGTCGTAGAGCGCGAACCGCCGTGACTGCCCGGTCTCGTCGACCGTCTGGGCGGTCACCAGCAGCAGCGCGCTGGCCGCCTCCGCCCACACCTGGTTGCCCGGGTTGAGCGTCTCGCGCAACCGCGTGAAGCTCTCCTCGCCGCGCCGGGTGACCAGGAAACGCCACGGCTGGCTGTTGTTGGCCGACGGCGCCCAGCGGGCCGCCTCCAGCAGCGGGCGCAGCGCCGCGTCGTCGAGGTCGTGGGTGGGGTCGAAGCTGCGCGGGCTCCACCGCTGGGCCAGCAGCGGGTGTAGCGGGGCCGAGGTGTCGGCCGTCCGGGCGTGGGTCATGGCGTTTCTCGTTCCTTGCGATCGGGAGGAGGGTCCGGGGGATCAGACGGCGATGGTCGCGTGCATCTCCCAGACGAGGATCTCGGCGGGTTCGGTCGCGGTGACCCGTTGCCCGCCGGTGGCGGTGAAGCGTACGGCGTCACCGGTGCCCAGCGCCCCGGAGCCCTCCAGCTCCACCGCGCCCTTGGCCACGAAGAGGTGGAGGAAGGGCGCCTCGGGCAGTTGCACACTCTTGCCCGGCTCGAGCCGGGCCGCGTACAGGCCGGCGTGGCGGTTGCGGATGCGGATGGCCGCCTCCCCGTCGTGCTTGTCCATGCCGGAGGCGACCGGCACCAGCCCGCCGCCGAGCAGTTCGGCGTCGATCTCGAGCTGCTCGTAGCCCGGCGTCACGCCGGCCTCGTCGGGGACCACCCACATCTGGACGAAGTGCACCGGCTCGGTGTGCCGCTCGCCCTGGAGGCGCCAGGAGTCGTTCTTCTCCGAGTGCAGGATGCCGCGGCCGGCGGTCATCCGCTGGGCCAGCCCCGGGTAGATCACCCCGGAGTGGCCGGTGGAGTCCTGGTGCACCAGGGAACCCCGCAGCACCCAGGTGACGATCTCCATGTCCCGGTGCGGGTGGGTGTCGAAGCCGGTGCCCGGGGTGACGATGTCGTCGTTGTTGACCAGGAGCAGCCCGTGGTGGATGTTCGCCGGGTCGCGGTGGTGGCCGAAGGAGAACGAGTGCTTCGAGTCCAGCCAGCCGGCCTCGGTGGTGAACCGGTCGGCGGCCCGGCGGATGTCGACGCGGGGGGTCAGCAGGGTGCTCATGGGAGGTTTCCTCTCCAGTCCGAGGGTGGTCGGTGGGGGAGCGCGGAGCGCCGTCGCGGGTGGTGGCGGCGCCCCTGCGCGGGGTTCAGGACTGCTTGATCGCGGAGACCTCGAACTCCAGGACGATCTTGTCGCTGACCAGGACGCCGCCGGTCTCCAGGGCGGCGTTCCAGGTCACCCCGTAGTCGCTGCGGCTGATGGTCACCGAGCCCTCGAAGCCGAGCCGCAGGTTGCCGAACGGGTCGGTGGCCGCGCCCTCGTACGTGAAGGGGACGGTCACCGGGCGGGTGACGCCCCGGACGGTGAGGTCGCCGGTCAGGTCGAAGGTGTCCGCGCCGGTCTGCCGGGACGCGGTGGAGACGAAGGTGATCTCCGGGTAGGTCTCCATGGCGAGGAAGTCGTTGCTGCGCAGGTGCTCGTCGCGCTGCGCGTTGCGGGTGTCGATGCTGGCCGCCTGGATGGTGACGGTCACCGCGGTGGCGCTCGGGTCGTTGCCGTCGAAGACCACGTGGCCCTCGAAGTCGTTGAACGCGCCCCGGACCTTGGTCACCATCGCGTGGCGGGCGACGAAGCCGATCCGGGTGTGGCTCGGGTCGATCGTGTAGGTGCCGGTGAACTGGGCGAGTTCGGTGGTCGGGGCGGTCATGATGTCCTCCAGGAAGCTTTGATGATGTGTCATTTACGTCTGCCTCAACCTACGTGACCTGCCATCCATTCCCTGCATGATGTGTCATCCATCACTGGTAGGGTTGGGTCCATGACCCGATGGCTCGACGACGACGAACAGCGCGCATGGCGGGCCTACCTGCAGATGCAGAACCGGCTCACCGCCCGCCTGGGACGACAGTTGCAGCAGGACTCCGGCCTTTCCCTCGCCGACTACGACGTCCTCGTGGCGCTCACCGAGGCGGCCGAGGGACGGCTGCGCCCGTTCGCGTTGCAGGAGCAGTTGGAGTGGGAGCAGAGCCGGCTGTCCCACCACCTCAGCCGGATGCAGCGGCGGGGCCTGGTCGACCGGGAAGGCTGCCCCGGCGACCGGCGCGGCGCGTTCGTGGTGCTCACCCCCGCCGGCCGGGAGGCCATCGAGGGCGCCGCCCCCGGCCACGTCGCGGCAGTCCGGGAGTTCTTCCTCGACCAGTTCGACCGGGACGGGGTGGCCACCCTGGAACGCCTCGCCACCCAGGTGCTGCGTCGGCTCGACGCCGACGAGCGGAGCTGACCTCGGCAGCGACGTCGCGGACAGCGGTGGGCGCGGCCGTCGTGACAGGATGACGCCCCGTGCGTCCTGAAAAACCTCTTCTGACCGCTGCGGCGACCTGCGCCGCGTTGCATGCCGTGGGCATCCTGGTGGCCGAACCGGTCTGGCGGTACGCCGAGGTGCTGAGCCTCGGCCTGCTCCTCGCCTACGCCGTGGTCAGCGGACTGCCAACCCCCCGCTGGGCGGTGCCGACAGCCCTCACGCTGCTGCTCGTGGACGCGTTCCTGACCTTGCCCGCCGATCCGACCGCCGACCGCTCGGACTGGCAGTTTCTCGCGCCGGGCCCCACCGGCGTCGACACCTGGTCCGGCTTCGCGTCGGGTCTCACCCTCTGCTGGGCACCGTTGACCGCCGTGGCGGTCCTGCTCCTGGCCTGGCGCCACGTCGGCTGGCACCGGCGGACGGCTGCCGTTGCGGCAGTGGTGGCGGCGCTGGTCACCGGGTACGCCATCGTCCGGGTCGTGGACGTCTGGCTCGTCGCCAGGTCGGAATCCCGGCCGTCCGCGTTCGGCGTCGACGCGGCCGACCCGGTGATCGCCGTGCCCCTGGCGGTGCTGCCGCCGTTGGCGCTCGGGCTGAGCGCGCTGGCGCTCGCCACGGTGCTGGCCGGGCACGGCCGGTGGCTCGCCTCGGCCGGCGCGATGGTGCTGGTCCTGGTCGCGCTGCCGCACCTGGACGCGAGCATCGGCGCGGTGCCGCGGCCCCTGTACGCGGGCGAGGCGTTCGTCGAGTTCGCCTGGCAGACCATCCCGCCCAGCCGGTCCATGCCGCAACCCGTTCCGGCGCTCACGGCTGCGGTGGAGCTGACCTCGTACCTGCTGCTCGTCGCGGGCCTGACCGGTTTCCGCCGGCCGGCCCGAACCGTAGCCGCAGAGGCAGCCGGGCCGCAGTCCTGAGGGGTGCGCCGGCTACGCGGTGATCCGGTGGGTGAGCGCGGTGTGCCGGCGGCCGGTGCCCGCCGTCCGTACGGCGATGGCGAGGGCCCGGCGGGAGCCGGCCAGCACGACCAGCTTCCGGGCCCGGGTGACGGCGGTGTAGAGCAGGTTGCGCTGCAACATCATGTACGACCCCATGGTCACCGGCACCACCACGGCCGGGTACTCGCTGCCCTGCGAGCGGTGCACGGTGATGGCGTACGCGTGCTGCAACTCGTCCAGCTCGTGGAAGTCGTACCCGACGTCCTCGTCCTCGTCGGTGCGGACGGTCAGCGTCTGCTCGTCCGGGTCGATCGCGGTGACCATGCCGACGGTGCCGTTGAAGACGCCCGCCGTCCCCTTCTCGTAGTTGTTGCGGATCTGGATGACCTTGTCACCGACCCGGAACACCCGGGACCCGTGCCGACGCTCCGGCGCGCCCTCGCGGTGCGGCGCGAGCGCCTGTTGCAGCAGGGCGTTCAGGTTGCCCGCCCCGGCCGGACCCCGGTGCATCGGGGTGAGCACCTGGATGTCGCGGGGGTGCAGGCCGAAACGGCGGGGAATGCGGCGGGCCACGATGTCCACCACCTGCTCGGCGGTGACCTCCGGCTCGTCGCTGGGAAAGAGGAAGAAGTCCGGGTACCCGTCGAACACCGGCGGCTGGCCCGCGTTGATCCGGTGCGCGTTGACCACCACACCGGACTCCTGTGCCTGCCGGAAGATCCGGGTCAGCCGGACCCGGGGAACGGTCTCCGCGGCCAGGGCGTCCCGCAGCACCTCGCCCGCGCCCACCGAGGGCAACTGGTCGACGTCGCCCACCAGCAGCAGATGCGCTCCCGGCGGCACCGCCTTGACCAGCTTGTTGGCCAGGATCAGGTCGAGCATCGACGCCTCGTCCACCACCACCAGGTCGGCGTCGAGCGGGTTGTCCCGGTCGTGGGCGGCGTCCCCGCCCGGCCGGAGCTGGAGCAGCCGGTGCACGGTCGTCGCCGGCTGCCCGGTCAGCTCGGTCAGCCGTTTCGCGGCGCGCCCGGTGGGCGCGGCCAGCACGATCTTCGCCTGCTTCGCGCCGGCCAGTTCGATGACCGACCGGACGGTGAAGGACTTGCCGCAGCCCGGACCGCCGGTCAGCACGGCCACCTTCGAGGTGAGCGCCAGCCGCACCGCCTGCTCCTGCTCCGGGGCCAGTTCCGCACCGGTGCGCGCCCGTAGCCAGGTCAGGGCCCGGCCCCAGTCCACCCCGGCGAAGGCGGGCATCCGGTCGGCCGGCTCGCGCAGCAGCCGGACCAGGCTCGCCGCGAGCGCCGACTCGGCCCGGTGGAACGGCACCAGGTACACCGCCGGGATGGTGCCGCCGTCGCCGCTCGGGTTCGGCACCGCCTCCCGGACCACGCCCTCCTCCGCCGCGAGGTCGGTCAGGCACTCGCCGACCAGGGACGCCGGGACCCCCAGGATCGCGGCGGCATCGGCGAGCAGGTTGGGCTCCGGGAGGTAGCAGTGCCCGTTGTCGGCGGCCTCGGAGAGGGTGTAGCGGATGCCCGCCTGCACCCGCTGCGGACTGTCGTGCGGGATGCCCACCGCCTGGGCGATGCTGTCGGCCGTCTTGAAGCCGATGCCCCACACGTCGGCGGCGAGCCGGTACGGCTCGTTGCGGACCACCGAGATCGCGTTGTCGCCGTACTCCTTGTAGATGCGCACGGCGTGCGAGGTGGAGACGCCGACGCCCTGGAGGAAGACCATCACCTCCTTGATGGCCTTCTGCTCCTGCCAGGCCGTGCCGATCGCTGCGGTGCGCTTGCGGCCGAGGCCGTGCACCTCGATCAGCCGGCCCGGCTCGTTCTCGATGACGTCGAGGGTCTGCGCGCCGAACGCGGCGACGATCCGGGCGGCCATCTTCGGACCGATCCCCTTGATCAGCCCCGAGCCGAGATAACGCTCGATGCCCTGCACCGTGGCGGGCAGCACGCTGGTGCAGCTGTGCACCTCGAACTGGCGGCCGTACTTCGGGTGCGACCCCCAGCGGCCGACCAGCCGCAGCCGCTCGCCGGGCTGCACCCCGGGCAGGGCCCCGACCACGGTCAGCAGGTCGGCGCCGGAGCGGTCGGTGGCGACCCGGGCGATGGTGTAGCCGGTCTCCTCGTTGGCGTAGGTGATCCGTTCGAGCACCGCCTCCAGGGTCGCGCCGCGCGCGGGGGCGGCGGCCGGGGCGGACGGTACGGCGGTCATCATCGACGATGATGGCAGACCCGACCGACAAACCCGGCCGGTGGGCACGCGTGTCCCGGCGGGGTCAGCCGCCCGGACAGCGGGTGTCGCCGCCGCTGTGCTCCTGACAGCCACCCGGCGCGGACGGGACCGGCGGCGGGGGGACCAGGTCCCGGGCGGCGGCCTCCCCGAACGGCAGTCCGAACGCGCCGAGGAGGAGTGCCAGGGAGAGGTAGACCGCGCCGGTGCGCATCAACCGCCCGGCGAACGCGACGACGGCGATCACGACCGGGCCACCGGCGGCGGTCAGGTAGAGCGACAGCAGCACCCAGCTGCCTCGTCGGCTGGGCTCCGCCGGGTCGGCACCGCCGTTGCCGTGCTGGTCGGCCCAACCCTGTATGCCGATGGCGAAGGTCCAGCCCAGCAGGAGCAGTGCCGCGAGCAGCCAGAGCACGGTCAGCAGCGCCACGGCACCGGCCCGGCGGCGGGTCGAGGGCGACGGCTCCATGCCGGGTAGTACACCCCGACGCGCACCGACGGTGCCTGAGTACGGAAGCTCACGCCACCCGGGCGGTCGTGCCGGCGGGGGCGGGCGGTACGACGTCTGGGTGCAGGACGGCGGCGATCGCCTCGACGCCGTCCACCAGCCGGGGCCCGGGGCGTACCACGAGGGCGTCGGCGTCGACCGCCCAGACCGCCGCACCGGGGAACCGGGACGCGACCTGTTCCGCCTGCCCGGTCGCCCCGGCCAGGTCGAACCCGCACGGCGCGACGAGCACGACCTGTGGTGCGGCGTCGGCCAGCGCCGCCCAGGTGGTCGGTGTCGAACGGGCGCCCGGGTGGGCGGCGACCGGCTCACCCCCGGCGGCGTCGACCAGGTCGGGAATCCAGTGCCCGGCGGCGAACGGCGGGTCGACCCATTCGACCACCGTGACCCGGGGACGCTGCCGTCCGGCGACCGCCGCCGCCACCGCCGCGAGCCGGTCGCGCAGCGCGGCCACCAGGGCGTCCCCCCGGTCGGGTACGCCCGCCTGCCGGCCCACCGCGGAGATCGTGCCGAGGACCTCGTCCAGGGTGTACGGATCCAGCGACAGCACGTCGGCGCGGCAGCCCAGGTGGTCCAGGGCGGCGGTGAGCTGCCCCGCCGGCAGCGCGCAGACGCGGCACAGGTCCTGGGTGAGGACGAGGTCGGGATCCAGCCCGGCGAGCGCGTCGGCGTGCAGGGTGTAGAGGTCCGCCCCGGCCGCCCGCTGCGACCGGACGTACGCGTCGATCTCGCCCGGGCTCATGCCACGGGTGTCCCGGCCGCCCACCACCACGAGCTTGCCGGCCCGGTCGGCCGGTGGCACGTCGCACTCGAAGGTCACGCCGACCAGGTCGTCGCCGAGCCCGAGCGCGTAGACGATGTCCGTGGCCGAGGGAAGCAGGGAAACCAGCCGCATGGGGTGCCATCATGCCCGCTGCCGCCTCGACGCACGACCCGTCCCGGCCGGGCCGGACCCGTGTGGCGGCTCCGGACGTCAGCCGGTGACGTACGGGTTTCCGCCGGTCAGGCGGACCGTGAAACCGTCCGGGCCCTGACGCATCGTCACATGGTTGCAGGACTGGTGGGTGATCCACAGGCCCAGGCCGCCGGTCGCGCCGTTGCCGGCCGGGAGCAGACCGGCGAACGGGTCCTTCGGGCCGTCGCCGCCGTCGTGGACGCTGACCACGATGCGGTCCGGTCCGCTCCAGAGCCGCAGCGCCACCGGCTCACGCCCGTGGCGCAGGGCGTTGGTCACCGTCTCGCTCACCGCCACGACCAGGTCCTCGACGTCGTCCGGCGGTAGGTGGCCGCGGTCGGCGCCGTACACCGCCGCGCGGGCCTGCGCGGGGGTGGGCGCGAACAGCTCGATCATCGGCGGCGTGTGCTGGAGCGGGTCGGGTGACACCGCCCGGGGCTCGGTGAGGTAGAGCAGCGGATCGGTGTATGTCTCGCTCGGCTGG
The nucleotide sequence above comes from Micromonospora pallida. Encoded proteins:
- a CDS encoding pirin family protein produces the protein MSTLLTPRVDIRRAADRFTTEAGWLDSKHSFSFGHHRDPANIHHGLLLVNNDDIVTPGTGFDTHPHRDMEIVTWVLRGSLVHQDSTGHSGVIYPGLAQRMTAGRGILHSEKNDSWRLQGERHTEPVHFVQMWVVPDEAGVTPGYEQLEIDAELLGGGLVPVASGMDKHDGEAAIRIRNRHAGLYAARLEPGKSVQLPEAPFLHLFVAKGAVELEGSGALGTGDAVRFTATGGQRVTATEPAEILVWEMHATIAV
- a CDS encoding RNA 2'-phosphotransferase — protein: MDQRGMVRVSKRMSLALRHEPGRFGLVPDRAGWVPVDDLLAGLGIDRATLDTVVAGNDKQRFAVERGSDGVERIRASQGHSIPVELDLVPCVPPDQLYHGTSRSVLASIEATGLHRGSRHHVHLSVDVPTARRVGARRGGEVVVLTVDAAAMARDGHLFYCSANGVWLVDAVPPGYLAGP
- a CDS encoding ABC transporter substrate-binding protein — its product is MRLVSLLPSATDIVYALGLGDDLVGVTFECDVPPADRAGKLVVVGGRDTRGMSPGEIDAYVRSQRAAGADLYTLHADALAGLDPDLVLTQDLCRVCALPAGQLTAALDHLGCRADVLSLDPYTLDEVLGTISAVGRQAGVPDRGDALVAALRDRLAAVAAAVAGRQRPRVTVVEWVDPPFAAGHWIPDLVDAAGGEPVAAHPGARSTPTTWAALADAAPQVVLVAPCGFDLAGATGQAEQVASRFPGAAVWAVDADALVVRPGPRLVDGVEAIAAVLHPDVVPPAPAGTTARVA
- a CDS encoding nitroreductase family protein: MTHARTADTSAPLHPLLAQRWSPRSFDPTHDLDDAALRPLLEAARWAPSANNSQPWRFLVTRRGEESFTRLRETLNPGNQVWAEAASALLLVTAQTVDETGQSRRFALYDTGQAVAHLVVQAQSHGLVTHQMGGFDAEAARAAFGLDAGLQPVVVVAVGRVDAADRLPAPLAAREQAPRVRQPLDAMLLSPTRDALPASA
- a CDS encoding methylenetetrahydrofolate reductase, translating into MSGHPELPDGAASLQDVLASASRGLLLFGITPPRASVTAEQADDIARLTLARLDPLAVDALVLYDIDDESDRNPDERPFPYLPTMDPAVFHGEHLSGWRRPTIVYRCVGKYAEPELRGWLAAVDPDRVGAVFVGASSSSKQVRTTVPGAHALRREIRPELAVGGVAIPERHTRGLDEHLRMLAKQEQGCAFFVSQVVYDLDAAKSMVSDYHYACRERGLEPRPVVFTLSVCGSLKTLTFLQWLGVRVPRWLENALRHADDPLAESYEQCLVTARELIAFCRRLGMPYGFNVESVSIRKVEIDASVALASRVRDLLGRPSA
- a CDS encoding YceI family protein; the encoded protein is MTHHQSFLEDIMTAPTTELAQFTGTYTIDPSHTRIGFVARHAMVTKVRGAFNDFEGHVVFDGNDPSATAVTVTIQAASIDTRNAQRDEHLRSNDFLAMETYPEITFVSTASRQTGADTFDLTGDLTVRGVTRPVTVPFTYEGAATDPFGNLRLGFEGSVTISRSDYGVTWNAALETGGVLVSDKIVLEFEVSAIKQS
- a CDS encoding ABC transporter substrate-binding protein yields the protein MTTFPPGRRTGTTRTLAAGLAAALLLTACGAEVADTAGTRSVTVPRCGEQVTYTTPRRVVAYEGGSADKLFALGLTAHVHGYVMPPANPPVTGSPWAAEYARVRFLSDDLLNKELVVAERADLVVAGWNSGFSDKRGITPEILDGLGIQSFLHTESCFNYPGFPERVTPFEGLYTDLDRLGRIFGVEERAADLVRGYRQRVEAVRAQAPAERLPVFLYDSGTDQPFTAARQVPPTDIISLAGGRNIFADLDARWTQVSWEAVVRGRPEVIIVLDYGDKPAREKIAFLKSFPATRNLPAVREDRFFVLDYNEGISSPRNIDGLEKFAAYLRGLPR
- a CDS encoding MarR family winged helix-turn-helix transcriptional regulator; this translates as MTRWLDDDEQRAWRAYLQMQNRLTARLGRQLQQDSGLSLADYDVLVALTEAAEGRLRPFALQEQLEWEQSRLSHHLSRMQRRGLVDREGCPGDRRGAFVVLTPAGREAIEGAAPGHVAAVREFFLDQFDRDGVATLERLATQVLRRLDADERS
- a CDS encoding methyltransferase gives rise to the protein MSGTSRRLAPPPASLLEAASGFWRTHAIGAVARLGVADHLADGPRDVASLAAATGTDEDSLFRVLRALAADGIFRRTGARTFALNAITEPLRGDHPQSVRHTLIQMSSDWNQRIWADMTTTVTEGRPAFPRQYGGYLWDYFVDHPDDGEDFHRSMRELSRLDMPLILAAHDFGRYERIADVGGGSGQLLAGVLTANPHVRGVLYDLPAATADAPAVLGAAGVADRVEVINGSFFDHVPPGCDGYLMRNIVHGLTDEQAGPVFDRLRPAFTPRTRLVVLDCLVPEKPGGNHPGFLDLQMMVGSGGRERSASEMAALFAANGFQLVEVQRTASPTAIFVGRLA
- a CDS encoding DUF6234 family protein, producing MEPSPSTRRRAGAVALLTVLWLLAALLLLGWTFAIGIQGWADQHGNGGADPAEPSRRGSWVLLSLYLTAAGGPVVIAVVAFAGRLMRTGAVYLSLALLLGAFGLPFGEAAARDLVPPPPVPSAPGGCQEHSGGDTRCPGG
- the recD2 gene encoding SF1B family DNA helicase RecD2 yields the protein MTAVPSAPAAAPARGATLEAVLERITYANEETGYTIARVATDRSGADLLTVVGALPGVQPGERLRLVGRWGSHPKYGRQFEVHSCTSVLPATVQGIERYLGSGLIKGIGPKMAARIVAAFGAQTLDVIENEPGRLIEVHGLGRKRTAAIGTAWQEQKAIKEVMVFLQGVGVSTSHAVRIYKEYGDNAISVVRNEPYRLAADVWGIGFKTADSIAQAVGIPHDSPQRVQAGIRYTLSEAADNGHCYLPEPNLLADAAAILGVPASLVGECLTDLAAEEGVVREAVPNPSGDGGTIPAVYLVPFHRAESALAASLVRLLREPADRMPAFAGVDWGRALTWLRARTGAELAPEQEQAVRLALTSKVAVLTGGPGCGKSFTVRSVIELAGAKQAKIVLAAPTGRAAKRLTELTGQPATTVHRLLQLRPGGDAAHDRDNPLDADLVVVDEASMLDLILANKLVKAVPPGAHLLLVGDVDQLPSVGAGEVLRDALAAETVPRVRLTRIFRQAQESGVVVNAHRINAGQPPVFDGYPDFFLFPSDEPEVTAEQVVDIVARRIPRRFGLHPRDIQVLTPMHRGPAGAGNLNALLQQALAPHREGAPERRHGSRVFRVGDKVIQIRNNYEKGTAGVFNGTVGMVTAIDPDEQTLTVRTDEDEDVGYDFHELDELQHAYAITVHRSQGSEYPAVVVPVTMGSYMMLQRNLLYTAVTRARKLVVLAGSRRALAIAVRTAGTGRRHTALTHRITA